CGGTGCGTACCCTACCTGGCTGAGCGTTCCGGGCCGAATTAATTCGGTCCTACAGACGGACAAATTGTTTGCCTGGCAGTTGATTATTTAAACAACTCGGCCATCGTGATGACGTTCTTGGCCATTTCACCCAGCGAAATCTTGCGATCCATCGCCAGTTTGCGTAAGGCGTGATAGGCCTCGTCTTCGCTATAGCCTTGGGACTTGATCAGAATCGCCTTGGCGCGATCGATTTGTTTGCGGTCTTCCAGTTGGGTTTTGGTTTTTTTCAATTCCTCTTTCAAGGCCTGCTGTTCCTTGAAGCGGGCTATGGCGATTTCAACGATAGTTTTGATCCGCTTGGGGTCCAGGCCATCGACGATATAGGCGCTGACGCCGGCTTTGATCACTTTATTGATGGTATCGGTCTGCTGGTCCTCGGCAAACATCACAACCGGTATTGAATGGTTCTGGTTGATGTCCAGCACCATTTTC
This is a stretch of genomic DNA from Methylobacter sp. YRD-M1. It encodes these proteins:
- a CDS encoding ANTAR domain-containing response regulator, with amino-acid sequence MTKPKILIIEEFDNERLLEKSLRQHGYEAATLRLQALNLLEVINSLQPDVAVLNLYSPGDKVLKMVLDINQNHSIPVVMFAEDQQTDTINKVIKAGVSAYIVDGLDPKRIKTIVEIAIARFKEQQALKEELKKTKTQLEDRKQIDRAKAILIKSQGYSEDEAYHALRKLAMDRKISLGEMAKNVITMAELFK